CTCGCCCAGCACCTCCTTCAGCGTGAAATACGGGTACTTCACCCGCACGTTGGAGGAGAGGAGACGGTGGACCATCGCCTCGTGGGCGTGCCACTTGTACATCCGGTGGCAAAGGGTCACCTCGGAGGCGATCCCGTCGAGGGAGAGCGCCCAGTCGACCGCGCTGTTCCCCCCGCCGACGATCAGGACCTTTTTCCCCCGGAGCGGTTCGAACGAGGGGAGGAAGTAGAAGATCCCGTGCCCCTCGAACTCGATCAGGTTCGGGATGTCCAGCCTCCGGGGGACGAACGCGCCGCAGCCGGCGGCGAGGATCGCGGTCTGGGTGTAGTGGACGCCGGCCGGCGTCGTCAACTCGATGACGCGCTCGCCGAGGATCCGCAACCCGGTGACCCGCTCGTTGAGGACCACCGCGGGGCGGTACTGCATCGCCTGGCCGGTCAGTTCGCGGATGAGGTCCGCGGCGACGATCCTGCGGTGGCCCGCGACGTCGAAGATCTCCTTTTCCGGGTACATGGAGATCAGCCGCCCGCCGACCTGTGGGTACGTCTCGATCAGTTTCGTCCGGCACTCCCGCAGCCCCGCGTAGTACGCCGCGTAGAGCCCGACGGGCCCGGCGCCGACGACCGTGATGTCGTACAGTTCGTCCGCCTTGACCATCGCCCCAATATAGCAGAAATGGTATATATTGAATGATTGCCATCCTGTTTTCCCCGGAGCGAAATCGATGGAGTTGACGCAGCTGAAGCACCTGCCGCGGGCGTGGAAACGCGGGACCGACTTCCTCGGGACCCGTTACGCGATCATGTGCGGAGCGATGACCTGGGTCTCCGAGGCCAACCTCGTCGCGGCCATATCGAACGAGGGTGGGTTCGGCGTGCTCGCGGGCGGGAACATGCCGCCGGAGATCCTGGCGAAGGAGATCGCGAAGACGCGGGAGATGACGCGGAACCCCTTCGGCGTGAACCTCATCACCGTGGCGCCTGCGTTCAAGCAGCACATCGAGGTGGTGATCCGGGAAAAGTGCCCGTTCGTCTTCTTCGCCGGGAGCATCCCGGCGGGCCGGGACATCGCTGAAGTGAAGGCCGCCGGGTTGAAGGTGATCTGCTTCGCCCCGGTCCTCTCGCTGGCCAAGCGCCTCATCAAGCAGGGGGTCGACGCCCTTGTGATCGAGGGGAACGAGGCCGGGGGGCACATCGGCCCCGTGTCCACCTCCGTCCTGGCGCAGGAGTTCCTCCTGAACGTCACGGAAGTCCCCGTGTTCGTGGCGGGCGGGATCGGCACCGGGGAGATCATCGCCCAATACCTTTCACTGGGGGCCGCCGGGGTCCAGCTCGGGACGCGGTTCGTCGTCGCCGAGGAGTGCATCGCGCACCCCCGGTTCAAGGATGCGTTCGTGCGGGCCTCGGCCCGCGACGCCATGCCCACCACGCAGTTCGACCCGTCGCTGCCCACGATCCCCGTGCGGGCGATCACCAACGAGGGGACGAAGGACTTCAACCGGCTCCAGCTCGACCTGCTGAACAAGGTGAAAGCGGGCGAGATGCCGCGCGAGGAGGCCCAGGTCAAGCTCGAGGAGTTCTGGGTCGGGGCGCTGCGGCGCGCCGTAGTCGAGGGGGACGTGGAGCACGGGTCGCTCATGGCGGGCCAGAGCGTGGCGTTCGTGAAGAAGATCCAGCCGGTGCGCGAGATCCTCGACGACCTGGTGGCGGGCGCCGAGGCGGCGCTCGCGCGCATGGCGGGGGAGGGGTGATGTTCCGGATCATTCCGCGGGACCAGGAGTTCTTCGTTCTCTTCGAGAAGGCGGCGGCGAACATCGTCGAGGGGGCGGAGCGCCTGAAGGAACTCCTCGAACAGTTCGACGACCTGCGGGAACGGGTCCGGGCGATCGAGGAGGTGGAGCACAAGGGCGATTCCCTCACCCACGAGATCATCAAGAAGCTGAACACCTCCTTCGTCACGCCGATCGACCGGGAGGACATCCTCGCGCTGGCGTCGTCCCTCGACGACGTGATCGACCTGATCGAAGCGGCGGCCACGCGGCTGCTCCTCTACAAGGTGACCGAGACCACCCCGCACGCCAAGGAGCTCGGGTTCCTCATCCTCAAGTGCGTCCAGGAGCTGCAGAAGGGGATCGTCCACCTTCCGTCGTCCAAGGGCC
This DNA window, taken from Deltaproteobacteria bacterium, encodes the following:
- a CDS encoding NAD(P)/FAD-dependent oxidoreductase, giving the protein MVKADELYDITVVGAGPVGLYAAYYAGLRECRTKLIETYPQVGGRLISMYPEKEIFDVAGHRRIVAADLIRELTGQAMQYRPAVVLNERVTGLRILGERVIELTTPAGVHYTQTAILAAGCGAFVPRRLDIPNLIEFEGHGIFYFLPSFEPLRGKKVLIVGGGNSAVDWALSLDGIASEVTLCHRMYKWHAHEAMVHRLLSSNVRVKYPYFTLKEVLGEEKVTGAVIWNERSGLEETIEVDAIVLSIGMLTNIEPFREWGLNIVGSGIAVAPDMSTNLPGVYAAGDIVTYPGKVLLITAGSGEAATAVNTAKEYILSEELGR
- a CDS encoding nitronate monooxygenase, whose amino-acid sequence is MELTQLKHLPRAWKRGTDFLGTRYAIMCGAMTWVSEANLVAAISNEGGFGVLAGGNMPPEILAKEIAKTREMTRNPFGVNLITVAPAFKQHIEVVIREKCPFVFFAGSIPAGRDIAEVKAAGLKVICFAPVLSLAKRLIKQGVDALVIEGNEAGGHIGPVSTSVLAQEFLLNVTEVPVFVAGGIGTGEIIAQYLSLGAAGVQLGTRFVVAEECIAHPRFKDAFVRASARDAMPTTQFDPSLPTIPVRAITNEGTKDFNRLQLDLLNKVKAGEMPREEAQVKLEEFWVGALRRAVVEGDVEHGSLMAGQSVAFVKKIQPVREILDDLVAGAEAALARMAGEG
- a CDS encoding DUF47 domain-containing protein → MFRIIPRDQEFFVLFEKAAANIVEGAERLKELLEQFDDLRERVRAIEEVEHKGDSLTHEIIKKLNTSFVTPIDREDILALASSLDDVIDLIEAAATRLLLYKVTETTPHAKELGFLILKCVQELQKGIVHLPSSKGRDHVYEHCVEVNSLENEADRVCRDAIAYLFENEKDPIFILKWKEIYETLETATDRCEDAANVLEGVALKNA